A genomic segment from Salvelinus alpinus chromosome 8, SLU_Salpinus.1, whole genome shotgun sequence encodes:
- the LOC139582518 gene encoding phosphatidylinositol N-acetylglucosaminyltransferase subunit H-like, giving the protein MQNGDQHYSMEDETYTDIDGKAISLECQSHSGFCREFTVSSAKVSIGRVMAYTCAVWLSAYIIFFVTENTAVLSSAIIITLVGMMVHIHFVKVDHETLLIIGSLGVQVSSSYASGRESTDFIEMGKIKDIVINEAIHMQTVIYYLCILLKDPSDPEAVSSVVPLFQSSKPRLNCLVKVYKSCQEILAKC; this is encoded by the exons ATGCAGAACGGTGACCAGCATTACAGCATGGAAGATGAAACCTACACGGACATCGACGGCAAGGCCATCTCTCTGGAATGTCAAAGTCACTCGGGTTTCTGCAGGGAGTTCACCGTTAGCTCGGCTAAAGTCTCCATAGGCAGAGTGATGGCTTACACTTGCGCCGTCTGGCTATCGGCCTACATCATATTTTTCGTCACTGAG aACACAGCCGTTCTCTCCAGTGCCATAATCATCACCCTGGTCGGTATGATGGTCCACATCCACTTTGTGAAGGTGGACCATGAGACGCTGCTCATCATTGGTTCCCTGGGTGTCCAGGTGTCTTCTAGCTACGCCTCCGGCAGGGAGTCTACAGACTTCATAGAGATGGGGAAAATCAAAGACATAGTAATTAATGAAGCTATTCACATG CAAACAGTCATCTACTACCTTTGCATCCTCTTGAAGGACCCCTCAGATCCAGAGGCAGTGTCCAGCGTGGTCCCGCTGTTTCAG AGCTCAAAACCAAGGCTGAACTGCCTGGTCAAAGTGTACAAGAGCTGCCAGGAGATTCTAGCTAAGTGCTGA